The Nitrospirota bacterium genomic sequence GCGGACACCAAAAGAGTGGTACCTTGCCCTTAAAGACATGAAGGGGATTCCTCTTTCAGAGGCTGAGATTCTTTCGAGGATTCATGAGAGGCAGGAAGCCAGATACAGAAAGGATTGGGCAGCAGCAGATATTATCAGAAGGGAGCTCGAAGAGTCAGGGATTCTCCTTGAGGACAAAAAGGATAAAACGGACTGGAAGGTTAAGGTTTGATGGATCTGATCTTTGGCCTTAACCCGGTTCTTGAGGCTTTGAGGGCTGGTCAGAGGACGATAAGTCGCATATACATAACGGCAGGCAGGCGGGATCAAAGACTTTCAGAAGTCCTTACTCTTGCCAGACTGAATCATATTGAGTTCAGGGTATTGCCGGGAGAAGCTTTCAATAAACGATTTCACGGAAAGGGGTTACAGGGGGTCGTTGCAGAAATAGCGTCCACGGAATACGTATCCCTGGAAGAAATTGTAGATATACCACAAAAAGAAGGTAAGCTACCACTTTTTTTACTCCTCGATGAACTGGAGGATCCGAGAAACCTCGGCGCCATTTTAAGAACTGCTGAGGCCGGGGGAGTTCAGGGCATTATAATACCGTCCCACAGAGCAGTTGATCTTGGGCCTACTGTGGCCAAGACTTCTGCGGGTGCGATTGAATATGTGCCAGTAGTTAAGGTATCTAATCTCAAAAGGGCAATGGAAGTCTTGCGCGAAAAAGGCATATGGATTTACGGAGCTGACCTTAATGCCCCAAAAAATTTATGGGAAGAGGACTTAAACGTGCCTCTTGCCATTGTCTTCGGCTCTGAAGGCAGGGGGCTCAGGAAGACTATCCGGCAGTCCTGTGATGCCCTTATAAGCATCCCGATGTTCGGGAGGCTCAATTCATTAAATGTCTCTGTGGCGGCAGGGGTAGTTATTTTTGAGATTTTAAGGCAGAGACAGGGGAAATAATAAAAAATTTCAAAGGCTTGTAAAAAACAAAGCTCAGGTGATATAATTATTGTTGACCAAAAAAGGAAAGTTTTTTATACTATGTTCTTTTTGGAGGGGATTTTTGCGTCTTATCCCTGTCCCGAAGCTTCGGGATGCCGATGTAGCTCAACGGTAGAGCAGCTGATTTGTAATCAGCGGGTTGGAGGTTCGATTCCTCTCATCGGCTCCATGAACAGCAGTGAATAGTTATTAGTGATTAGTTGTTAGTAAAAACAGAAAAGGATTATTCGCCACGGCGAATCCGCCTGAGGCGGAGAGGGCATTGTAGTTA encodes the following:
- the rlmB gene encoding 23S rRNA (guanosine(2251)-2'-O)-methyltransferase RlmB, with the protein product MMDLIFGLNPVLEALRAGQRTISRIYITAGRRDQRLSEVLTLARLNHIEFRVLPGEAFNKRFHGKGLQGVVAEIASTEYVSLEEIVDIPQKEGKLPLFLLLDELEDPRNLGAILRTAEAGGVQGIIIPSHRAVDLGPTVAKTSAGAIEYVPVVKVSNLKRAMEVLREKGIWIYGADLNAPKNLWEEDLNVPLAIVFGSEGRGLRKTIRQSCDALISIPMFGRLNSLNVSVAAGVVIFEILRQRQGK